The proteins below are encoded in one region of Segatella copri:
- a CDS encoding M6 family metalloprotease domain-containing protein: MKKTIISLALAFLGIANLYAVKAKPGIAKIMLADGTVACATLHGDETFHYYMLLDGTPLRETQDGKYEKITAEELNTRKTRAFSSENITRASEIGTVRPSYFPHKGSPKALVLLVQFQDVKFKSKDPVVTFNHYLNGKKGEAMPEADKEVFITNETYCQNYGSVQQYFADMSDNQFIPQFDVVGPVTVSRNSAYYGKNGVGDGSDTNFPQMIKEACQQVDGKVNFTDYDSDGDGYVDLVYVIYAGYSESISGNSGDCLWPQSGTVEGLGTYDGKKVRRFGINNELNNKPEDTQDGKYYINGIGLFCHEFSHTLGLPDIYPTNGITDHNQSPEYWDVMDMGSYQANGYQPIPYSPWEKSIVGWKQPTLLSDTDAKQIKLEPYDKASDAYKIIANSQGEYLLLQNIRNEGWYKEALGYGMLVWRIDYDDLSSVNLFDNPNNTTGKPRVMIVPADGMVYNSYNTGVSSDDIITSLQNDPFPTYKAGSATEYEVNSLTSITLNNSVDTSHPLYNITKDEATGLVTFDYLKNFSPTGISSVIIGKDRPTAYFDLEGRKVSVPQKGKIYITSKGQKIVY, translated from the coding sequence ATGAAGAAGACAATCATCTCTCTGGCGCTCGCCTTCCTGGGCATCGCCAATCTCTATGCCGTAAAGGCTAAACCGGGCATCGCCAAGATTATGCTGGCTGATGGAACCGTAGCATGTGCTACCCTGCATGGCGACGAAACCTTCCACTACTACATGCTGCTGGATGGTACGCCCCTGCGGGAAACCCAAGACGGGAAATACGAAAAGATAACTGCCGAAGAGCTGAACACCCGAAAGACCCGTGCTTTCTCTTCAGAGAATATCACAAGAGCTTCAGAAATAGGAACCGTGAGACCAAGCTATTTCCCTCATAAGGGAAGTCCGAAGGCATTGGTACTCCTGGTGCAGTTTCAGGATGTGAAGTTCAAGAGTAAGGATCCGGTTGTTACATTCAACCATTACCTCAACGGAAAGAAGGGAGAAGCTATGCCTGAGGCTGATAAAGAAGTGTTTATCACCAACGAGACTTACTGCCAGAACTATGGCAGCGTACAGCAGTATTTCGCTGACATGAGCGATAACCAGTTTATACCACAGTTTGACGTAGTGGGTCCTGTTACGGTAAGCAGGAATTCTGCTTATTATGGCAAGAACGGAGTTGGCGACGGCAGTGACACTAACTTTCCTCAGATGATTAAGGAAGCCTGCCAGCAGGTAGACGGCAAGGTTAACTTTACCGATTACGACAGCGACGGCGACGGATATGTAGACCTCGTATATGTAATCTACGCCGGCTATTCTGAAAGCATCTCAGGTAATTCAGGCGATTGCCTCTGGCCGCAATCGGGTACCGTAGAAGGACTGGGAACCTATGACGGGAAAAAAGTACGCCGGTTCGGCATTAACAACGAGCTGAACAATAAGCCTGAAGATACCCAAGACGGCAAATACTACATCAATGGTATCGGTCTCTTCTGTCATGAGTTTTCGCATACACTCGGTTTGCCAGACATCTATCCTACCAACGGCATCACAGACCATAACCAGAGTCCTGAATATTGGGACGTTATGGATATGGGCAGTTATCAGGCTAACGGCTACCAGCCTATCCCTTATTCTCCATGGGAGAAGAGCATCGTAGGATGGAAACAGCCTACCCTCCTTTCGGATACCGATGCGAAGCAGATAAAGCTGGAACCATACGACAAGGCATCGGATGCATACAAGATTATAGCCAACAGCCAGGGCGAATACCTGCTGCTGCAGAATATCAGAAACGAGGGATGGTACAAGGAGGCTCTGGGTTACGGAATGCTGGTATGGCGCATCGACTACGATGATTTGTCATCGGTTAATCTGTTTGATAATCCCAACAACACGACTGGTAAGCCAAGGGTCATGATTGTTCCTGCAGACGGAATGGTATACAACAGCTATAACACGGGCGTCAGCAGCGATGATATCATAACGAGTCTTCAGAACGACCCGTTCCCGACCTACAAGGCGGGCTCTGCTACAGAGTACGAGGTGAACAGTCTGACCAGTATCACCCTGAACAACAGTGTTGATACGAGTCATCCGCTCTACAACATCACAAAGGATGAAGCAACCGGTCTGGTAACCTTCGATTATCTCAAGAACTTCTCTCCTACCGGAATCTCTTCGGTCATCATCGGTAAAGACAGACCGACAGCCTATTTTGACCTGGAAGGCAGAAAGGTTTCCGTTCCACAAAAGGGCAAGATTTACATCACCAGCAAGGGACAGAAGATAGTATACTAA
- a CDS encoding RteC domain-containing protein, which translates to MVPVIQEVQELHGIKAKDCYRFYTDIRRRKNHSRTYFLDRMQEKLNDKMRKDDELKRMRR; encoded by the coding sequence CTGGTACCTGTCATCCAGGAGGTACAGGAGCTTCATGGCATCAAAGCCAAGGACTGCTATCGTTTCTATACCGACATCAGAAGACGCAAAAACCATAGCCGTACTTACTTCCTAGACAGAATGCAGGAGAAGTTGAACGACAAAATGCGAAAGGATGATGAATTGAAAAGAATGAGACGTTAA
- a CDS encoding smalltalk protein, producing MKRETLKKILNFVITVLTAVASAFCVQSCQ from the coding sequence ATGAAAAGAGAAACACTCAAGAAAATTCTGAATTTCGTCATTACCGTTCTCACCGCCGTAGCCTCTGCCTTTTGTGTGCAGAGCTGCCAGTAG
- a CDS encoding AAA family ATPase, which yields MITKIRLQNWKSFKDSTIYIDSLGILIGTNASGKSNVLDAFAFLCAVGEGKSLLDAIQTVRGGEDWIIRRGEDSFCIEIEIEIEESSYLLDLRVVKRNSVFSFGPCEIRRLGIEDDDAVPGEFIDSARNIAWKTYDVPILLDFWAKIYATFRNIIILDPAPAKMRDYCKISKELKSDGSNVAGVLCALSLEEKKKVEALVSSYVRPLPERDINKVISEPVGLIKSDAMLYCYEDWNPEQPVDARGMSDGTLRFIAIVVALLTVAPHSLLLIEEVDNGLHPSRAKELVDMLKDLSRQRQVDVLCTTHNPVLLDELGNKMIPFISYVTRDEHGDSHVNLLEEKENLAKLMASGTIGRMMVNDKI from the coding sequence ATGATTACAAAGATTAGGTTACAAAATTGGAAGAGCTTTAAGGACTCTACTATATATATCGATTCTTTGGGTATCCTTATCGGAACCAATGCTAGTGGTAAGTCAAATGTGTTAGATGCGTTTGCCTTCCTCTGTGCCGTGGGGGAAGGTAAGAGCCTTCTTGATGCCATTCAGACTGTTAGAGGCGGGGAAGATTGGATTATCCGTAGAGGTGAGGATTCTTTCTGTATTGAGATAGAAATAGAAATTGAAGAAAGTTCCTATCTTCTTGATTTGAGGGTGGTTAAGCGAAATTCAGTTTTCAGTTTTGGACCTTGTGAAATCCGTCGTTTGGGTATAGAAGACGATGATGCCGTTCCTGGTGAGTTTATTGATTCTGCTCGCAACATTGCATGGAAAACGTATGATGTTCCAATACTTCTGGATTTTTGGGCAAAGATATATGCTACTTTTAGAAATATCATCATTCTTGATCCTGCTCCTGCTAAGATGCGTGATTACTGCAAGATTTCCAAAGAACTGAAGTCTGATGGTAGTAATGTAGCAGGTGTTTTATGTGCGTTGTCTCTAGAGGAAAAGAAAAAGGTGGAAGCACTGGTGTCCAGCTATGTTCGGCCACTTCCTGAACGTGATATAAACAAGGTTATATCTGAGCCTGTTGGTCTGATTAAGTCAGATGCCATGCTTTATTGTTATGAGGATTGGAATCCTGAACAGCCTGTTGATGCAAGAGGTATGAGTGATGGAACGCTTCGTTTTATTGCGATTGTCGTAGCTCTTTTGACGGTTGCACCTCATAGCTTACTGCTTATCGAAGAGGTGGATAATGGCTTGCATCCTTCTCGTGCCAAGGAGTTGGTTGATATGTTGAAGGATTTGTCACGACAGCGCCAGGTTGATGTGCTCTGTACGACGCATAATCCTGTTTTGTTGGATGAGTTGGGAAATAAGATGATTCCGTTTATCAGCTATGTTACCCGTGATGAGCATGGCGATAGCCATGTCAATCTCTTGGAAGAAAAAGAGAATCTAGCCAAATTGATGGCTTCTGGAACAATAGGTAGAATGATGGTTAATGATAAGATATAG
- a CDS encoding DNA-binding protein produces the protein MILYTLKKYVNEKLSAANGKFFAYPVITQTYGLDELAEHMESHNTPFSKGAIKGMLTDMVSCVRELVLQGIAVKIPDLAIFSIGIKNKEGAASEKEFSITKNIAGLKLRARGTGEFKANSLNLDASLKKATAVTGDVTPPDGGKDNTGDTTQGGGTNQGGDSTQTGGSGNTESSGSDGSDGLE, from the coding sequence ATGATTCTGTACACATTGAAGAAGTATGTCAACGAGAAGTTGAGCGCCGCTAACGGCAAGTTTTTCGCCTACCCTGTAATCACCCAGACCTATGGTCTTGATGAACTCGCAGAGCACATGGAAAGTCACAATACCCCGTTCTCAAAGGGAGCCATCAAGGGTATGCTCACCGACATGGTGAGCTGCGTAAGAGAACTGGTTCTGCAGGGTATCGCCGTGAAGATTCCCGACCTCGCCATTTTCAGCATCGGCATCAAGAACAAGGAAGGTGCTGCCTCCGAGAAGGAGTTCAGCATCACCAAGAACATTGCCGGACTGAAGCTCCGTGCCCGTGGCACCGGTGAGTTCAAGGCAAACAGTCTGAACCTCGATGCATCCCTGAAGAAGGCCACAGCCGTAACAGGAGATGTTACTCCACCAGACGGCGGCAAGGATAACACAGGCGATACCACCCAGGGTGGCGGCACAAACCAGGGTGGCGACTCAACACAGACTGGCGGATCAGGCAACACCGAGAGCAGCGGCTCCGATGGTAGCGACGGCCTGGAGTAA
- a CDS encoding DUF4248 domain-containing protein has translation MDLRSYTKQELALLYFPDATPAVASAHLMRWIQRIPDLLQKLAATGYGKNCKEFTPMQVSYILYFLGEP, from the coding sequence ATGGATTTAAGAAGTTATACCAAGCAAGAGCTAGCTCTCCTGTATTTTCCCGATGCTACTCCAGCGGTAGCCAGTGCTCACCTGATGCGATGGATCCAGCGCATCCCCGACCTTCTCCAGAAGCTCGCCGCCACCGGTTACGGCAAGAACTGCAAGGAGTTCACCCCGATGCAAGTCTCCTACATCCTCTACTTCCTCGGTGAACCCTAA
- a CDS encoding DUF1573 domain-containing protein produces MKRIILTLTMLVALVATASAQAEIKFDKLIHNFGSFEESNPVQKATFTFTNVGNKPLIINQAIASCGCTIPSYTKKPIAPGEKGQISVTYNGKGMFPGHFKKSITVRSNGNVEMSRLYIEGVMTEKK; encoded by the coding sequence ATGAAAAGAATCATATTGACACTCACTATGCTGGTGGCTCTTGTAGCTACTGCATCTGCTCAGGCAGAGATTAAGTTCGACAAACTGATACACAACTTCGGTTCGTTCGAAGAGTCAAATCCGGTACAGAAGGCTACCTTTACCTTCACCAATGTGGGCAACAAGCCTTTGATTATCAACCAGGCTATTGCCAGCTGCGGCTGTACCATACCTTCTTACACCAAGAAGCCTATCGCTCCAGGCGAGAAAGGACAGATTAGTGTTACCTATAACGGCAAGGGCATGTTCCCTGGTCATTTCAAGAAGAGCATCACCGTCCGTTCTAACGGCAATGTAGAAATGTCACGTCTCTATATAGAAGGTGTTATGACAGAAAAGAAATAA
- a CDS encoding ferredoxin family protein, producing MIFYFSGTGNTKWAAARLAAATHEDLIPIVPYMRADDSSHNIAEPFILKENERLGFVFPVHGWRVPRLVREFIRKMKIRRETPDATAEDKETFRKHPFAYCVCTAGDSIGLTIENLNDTIALNASLQALGITEVSASYSLIMPESYVGLPFMDVDPKEREVRKKSKSAQELAVICEEVFDRKEGVNRLVKGPIPWFFTKVVGGFFEKVLITDKRFHVEKDKCVKCGICANVCPVGDIKGGHGEYPEWLHHKDCLTCFTCYHHCPHHAIEFGHQTQKKGQYFYK from the coding sequence ATGATTTTCTATTTCTCAGGAACTGGAAATACCAAGTGGGCAGCAGCCAGACTGGCAGCGGCTACACACGAAGACTTGATTCCTATCGTCCCTTATATGCGGGCGGATGATTCAAGCCACAATATAGCCGAGCCGTTTATTCTGAAAGAGAATGAACGGCTCGGATTCGTTTTCCCCGTACATGGCTGGAGAGTTCCACGCCTTGTAAGGGAGTTTATCAGGAAGATGAAGATACGGAGAGAAACTCCTGATGCTACTGCTGAAGACAAGGAGACGTTCAGAAAGCATCCTTTCGCCTATTGCGTCTGTACTGCAGGCGACAGCATCGGACTCACCATCGAAAACCTCAACGATACGATTGCGCTGAATGCATCGCTTCAGGCATTGGGCATCACGGAGGTTTCTGCTTCCTACTCGCTCATCATGCCGGAATCTTATGTAGGACTTCCTTTCATGGATGTTGATCCGAAGGAGCGCGAAGTTCGTAAGAAATCGAAATCGGCACAGGAACTGGCGGTTATCTGCGAAGAAGTATTTGACAGGAAAGAGGGCGTGAACCGTCTGGTAAAAGGTCCTATCCCCTGGTTCTTCACCAAGGTTGTGGGCGGATTCTTTGAGAAGGTGCTCATCACCGACAAGCGGTTTCATGTGGAGAAAGACAAGTGCGTGAAGTGTGGCATCTGTGCCAACGTCTGTCCTGTAGGCGATATCAAGGGCGGTCATGGAGAATATCCGGAATGGCTGCACCACAAGGATTGCCTCACCTGCTTTACCTGCTATCACCATTGTCCGCATCACGCCATCGAGTTTGGTCACCAGACTCAGAAGAAAGGACAATACTTTTATAAATAA
- a CDS encoding DUF1016 N-terminal domain-containing protein translates to MLRSVALLPWSHNLLLLSKGFNDEATLYYAQETITKGWNRDLLLNAIKLNMYETQALAGIKYRKIHRTMISPFP, encoded by the coding sequence GTGCTACGGAGCGTAGCACTTTTGCCGTGGTCGCACAATCTGCTACTGCTGAGCAAGGGATTTAATGATGAAGCCACGCTATATTATGCTCAGGAAACTATAACCAAAGGTTGGAATCGTGACTTGTTGCTCAATGCCATCAAACTCAATATGTATGAGACACAGGCATTGGCTGGTATAAAGTACAGAAAGATTCACAGAACAATGATATCTCCTTTTCCCTGA
- a CDS encoding N-acetylmuramoyl-L-alanine amidase, whose amino-acid sequence MKNTRKISLIVIHCSATRVTQDFTFEKLEACHLARGFRSIGYHYYITKDGVIYPGRPESEIGAHARHFNAHSIGICYEGGLDADGNPADTRTKAQKQSLQNLLTSLCVDYPEAEILGHRDLPNVHKSCPCFSVQAWLNEIKFHI is encoded by the coding sequence ATGAAAAACACAAGAAAAATATCACTTATTGTCATCCACTGTTCTGCCACACGCGTCACGCAGGACTTCACCTTCGAAAAGCTCGAAGCCTGTCATTTAGCCCGTGGTTTCCGCAGCATCGGTTATCACTATTACATCACGAAAGACGGCGTCATCTACCCCGGCCGTCCCGAATCAGAAATCGGCGCCCACGCCCGCCATTTCAATGCACACAGTATCGGCATCTGTTACGAAGGCGGTCTCGACGCCGACGGCAATCCGGCAGATACCCGTACGAAGGCTCAGAAGCAGTCACTCCAGAATCTCCTGACGAGTCTGTGCGTAGACTATCCCGAAGCCGAGATCCTAGGTCATCGTGATCTCCCGAACGTCCACAAGTCCTGTCCCTGCTTCAGTGTTCAGGCTTGGCTGAATGAAATCAAATTCCACATTTAG
- a CDS encoding RNA-binding domain-containing protein, producing MMDDMLKQIKAGEVSGVQFKERILDKYDIACELVAFSNSHGGKLVVGIKDKTGETNALSYSEVQETTNLLSDIASENVVPSILIKIDTVEVEDGNLVIATVKEGLNKPYHDNKGIVWVKNGADKRKVFDNAELAEMMTDCGSFAPDEAGVRDATVNDLDATTIKQFLGNRFDRVLEKKGLTGDAFNEASLDMICSAIAKGHDCEKILRNLRFIRPDGTLTVAAMLLFGKYTQRWLPMMTAKCICFAGNSVGSKVFRDKVNDADMEGNLLHQYDTIMDFFTRNLHNVQVGDEFNSMGKLEIPYTSLVEFTVNSLVHRSLNMKAPVRIFIFDNRVEIHSPGALPNGLTIDDIKAGTSMPRNMFLFNNAIYLLPYTGVGSGITRALDEDINVTFMNNDKAQEFVITVWREESNQVEGESNQVGNQVEEKSNQVEDHNTGLRHSNTDLDTDHDTFDEDHDTQLRHSDTDLDTDHDTFAEDHDTIHSYHDTKRVPLTNKQKDIVNFCSVPRTSREILERAGVVYHTKNIAKYITSLVAAGYLQMTNPDNPTASNQKYKKVTIK from the coding sequence ATGATGGACGATATGTTGAAACAGATAAAGGCTGGCGAGGTGTCGGGGGTGCAGTTCAAGGAACGCATTCTCGACAAATATGATATTGCCTGTGAGTTAGTGGCGTTCAGTAATTCACATGGTGGTAAGTTGGTAGTTGGTATAAAGGATAAGACCGGAGAAACCAATGCCTTGTCGTATTCTGAGGTACAAGAAACTACCAACTTATTGAGTGACATTGCTTCAGAAAACGTAGTGCCATCCATTCTGATAAAGATAGATACTGTTGAGGTCGAGGATGGCAACTTGGTTATTGCTACTGTGAAGGAAGGACTCAATAAGCCTTATCATGATAATAAGGGAATCGTATGGGTGAAGAATGGTGCCGACAAGCGTAAAGTGTTCGACAATGCTGAACTTGCAGAAATGATGACCGACTGCGGTAGTTTTGCACCAGACGAGGCTGGTGTTAGGGATGCAACTGTCAACGACCTTGATGCAACGACCATCAAGCAGTTTCTTGGCAACCGTTTTGATAGAGTGTTGGAAAAGAAAGGCTTGACAGGTGACGCTTTTAATGAAGCATCACTTGATATGATATGCTCTGCCATAGCTAAGGGGCATGACTGTGAGAAGATTCTTCGCAATCTGCGATTTATCCGTCCTGATGGTACACTAACCGTTGCTGCCATGCTTCTGTTTGGCAAATACACCCAACGTTGGTTGCCAATGATGACAGCCAAATGTATCTGTTTTGCAGGCAACAGTGTCGGCAGCAAGGTGTTCCGTGATAAGGTGAATGATGCAGATATGGAGGGGAATCTGCTTCATCAATATGACACGATCATGGATTTCTTCACTCGTAACCTGCATAATGTGCAAGTAGGAGATGAATTCAACAGCATGGGTAAGTTGGAAATACCTTACACAAGCTTGGTTGAGTTCACGGTAAACAGCCTTGTACATCGCTCGTTGAACATGAAAGCCCCTGTTCGCATTTTCATTTTCGACAATCGTGTTGAGATTCACAGTCCTGGTGCATTGCCTAACGGACTCACTATTGATGACATCAAAGCAGGAACTTCCATGCCTCGCAATATGTTCCTTTTTAACAATGCTATATACTTGCTGCCATACACTGGTGTAGGTAGTGGCATCACTCGTGCACTGGACGAAGATATCAATGTCACATTTATGAATAATGACAAGGCACAGGAATTCGTCATCACGGTTTGGAGAGAAGAAAGTAACCAAGTCGAGGGGGAAAGTAACCAAGTCGGTAACCAAGTCGAGGAAAAAAGTAACCAAGTCGAAGACCATAACACTGGACTTAGACACTCTAACACCGACTTAGACACCGACCATGACACTTTTGACGAAGACCATGACACTCAACTTAGACACTCTGACACCGACTTAGACACCGACCATGACACTTTTGCCGAAGACCATGACACTATACATAGTTACCATGACACTAAAAGAGTGCCATTGACGAATAAACAGAAGGATATAGTAAACTTCTGTAGCGTGCCAAGAACAAGTAGGGAAATTTTGGAAAGAGCCGGTGTTGTCTATCATACAAAAAATATAGCTAAATACATCACCTCCCTTGTTGCAGCAGGATATTTGCAGATGACCAATCCGGATAATCCTACGGCAAGCAATCAAAAATACAAGAAAGTAACAATAAAATAG
- a CDS encoding helix-turn-helix domain-containing protein: MIDSLYFLQFACFIFMLINALILGITHLHMKWTNRRYEWSRWMILAGMMGLAIQYLLQMRLGFRAKSDDLGAIFNILVYTPCITTIAMGIYNIEATHANRRKMNIVCACIYAAIIAVFCIGYSNSGSLNIGNWLYAMLVLFGTNVAYCIYMIMIEMRKRKKMLELMTGNDMLPYVRYARASVFALFFSALTMPFVILSTTLLYIIGPLALLTILFFNLSFVALGYNYVPTEELLDKEEEESAAIADEETENSDGQDAEPIGDKENLQSISQERQMFIKEKLDKWCADLGYKDTTVNMFTLSRSLNISKNELSRYFTSCLNSTFRIWLAEVRFEAAKKMMLDYPDYNNDIISAECGFSSRSYLYRIFKEKEGCSPTVWRAKIQ, translated from the coding sequence ATGATAGACTCTTTATATTTCCTTCAGTTCGCATGTTTCATCTTCATGCTCATCAATGCCCTTATCCTCGGCATCACCCACCTGCACATGAAGTGGACCAACCGACGCTATGAGTGGTCACGCTGGATGATACTTGCAGGTATGATGGGACTTGCCATACAATATCTCTTGCAGATGCGCTTGGGTTTTCGTGCGAAAAGCGATGACTTGGGAGCTATTTTCAACATTCTTGTCTATACCCCATGTATCACCACTATCGCCATGGGCATATACAACATTGAGGCGACCCATGCCAACCGCCGAAAGATGAACATCGTCTGCGCTTGCATTTATGCCGCTATCATAGCAGTTTTCTGCATAGGCTACAGCAATAGCGGAAGTCTTAACATTGGCAACTGGCTCTATGCGATGCTCGTATTGTTCGGCACAAACGTAGCGTATTGCATCTATATGATTATGATTGAGATGCGGAAACGCAAGAAGATGTTAGAGCTGATGACTGGAAACGACATGCTGCCCTACGTGCGATATGCCCGAGCCAGTGTCTTCGCCCTGTTCTTCTCTGCCCTTACCATGCCTTTCGTCATCCTCTCTACCACCTTATTATATATAATAGGTCCGTTGGCTCTGCTCACTATCCTTTTCTTCAACCTGAGTTTCGTGGCATTGGGCTACAATTACGTTCCTACCGAGGAACTCTTGGATAAGGAGGAAGAAGAAAGCGCAGCCATAGCAGATGAAGAAACTGAAAACTCCGATGGGCAGGATGCAGAACCTATAGGCGATAAAGAAAATTTACAGTCAATTTCTCAGGAGCGTCAGATGTTCATCAAGGAGAAGCTCGACAAGTGGTGTGCTGATTTGGGCTACAAAGACACCACAGTAAACATGTTCACCCTGTCACGCTCGCTGAACATTTCCAAGAACGAGTTATCACGCTACTTCACATCATGCCTTAATTCCACCTTCCGCATCTGGCTTGCCGAGGTACGTTTCGAGGCAGCAAAGAAGATGATGCTCGACTATCCCGACTACAACAACGACATCATTTCTGCCGAATGTGGCTTCTCTTCACGCTCCTATCTCTATCGCATATTCAAAGAGAAAGAAGGTTGCTCACCAACTGTCTGGAGAGCAAAAATACAATAA